One Panicum virgatum strain AP13 chromosome 3N, P.virgatum_v5, whole genome shotgun sequence DNA segment encodes these proteins:
- the LOC120664375 gene encoding peroxisomal membrane protein PEX14-like isoform X3, protein MASATGSGSGQQQFPSTAAAADADPGAGADKLVFEAASQPMREDYVENAVKFLSHPKVRGSPVVYRRSFLEKKGLTTQEIDEAFRRVPDPQPSATTATASQPQQQANIQNQSTGVQTYTPLQSLQPGTAGPVVLRTQPRFSWYRAFLAAGLLLGFGASAAVFIKKLFLPRLKSWIRKVVAEGDETQGNQLKAKIDEETAEAVKASASAVSAIAKTNQQLLASKDEEKKILVTLTQALDSQAKELKSLSESLNHSRESINITREDRFSQYRPLEEHAPSVIRNGPVNSSWRASQQTNMYGASNGDFGSGRSSFAPAPIEPTSGPFSRSYAETMSTAQRGDRSSGSKPWEMQQYSQQRPGYGSNSQLSDDGSYTDAQDSYPPSYHQNGKAPDFQADDPRPLTYNTGVQERPPPQHRWVPPQPPGVVMPEAAAAIRQPKTLPKQPSSNVSETASEMQVNGASSASAVVTEVPVNGAPASDAGRSEIEEQSEVI, encoded by the exons ATGGCCTCCgccaccggctccggctccggccagCAGCAATTCCCTAGCACAG cagcagcagcagatgctgACCCGGGAGCTGGGGCCGACAAGCTCGTGTTCGAGGCGGCGTCGCAGCCCATGAGGGAGGACTACGTCGAGAACGCCGTCAAGTTCCTCTCCCACCCCAAGGTCAGGGGCTCCCCCGTCGTCTACAGGCGGTCCTTCCTCGAGAAGAAGGGCCTCACCACCcaggagatcgacgaggccttCCGAAGAGTCCCT GATCCGCAACCAAGtgccactactgctacagcttcaCAACCACAGCAGCAGG CAAACATCCAGAATCAATCCACCGGAGTCCAAACTTACACACCACTGCAGTCTCTGCAGCCAGGAACTGCTGGCCCTGTAGTCCTTCGTACGCAGCCCAGGTTCAGCTGGTACCGAGCATTCCTTGCTGCAGGGCTGTTGCTTGGTTTTGGTGCCAGTGCTGCTGTCTTTATCAAG AAACTGTTCCTTCCCAGGCTCAAGTCTTGGATACGCAAAGTTGTAGCAGAAGGCGATGAAACTCAAGGCAACCAACTTAAGGCCAAGATTGATGAGGAAACGGCAGAGGCTGTAAAGGCTTCTGCGTCTGCTGTTTCTGCTATTGCTAAAACGAACCAACAACTGCTTGCTTCAAAGGATGAAG AAAAGAAGATACTTGTGACATTAACACAAGCTCTAGATTCCCAAGCCAAGGAGTTGAAATCTTTGAGTGAGTCGCTCAATCATAGCAGGGAGTCGATAAACATTACCAGGGAGGATAGATTTTCTCAGTACCGTCCACTTGAAGAGCATGCCCCTTCTGTTATAAGGAATG GACCTGTTAACAGTTCATGGAGAGCTTCTCAG CAAACTAACATGTACGGTGCATCAAATGGCGATTTTGGCTCCG GGAGGTCTTCGTTTGCGCCAGCACCTATCGAACCTACGTCCGGGCCATTTTCAAGATCATATGCGGAG ACAATGTCCACTGCGCAACGAGGGGATAGGTCTTCTGGCAGTAAG ccATGGGAGATGCAGCAGTATTCACAGCAGAGGCCTGGTTATGGATCCAACTCCCAGTTGAGTGATGATGGATCATACACTGATGCCCAGGACAGCTATCCTCCTTCCTATCACCAGAATGGAAAGGCCCCTGATTTTCAAGCAGATGATCCTAGGCCTTTGACCTACAACACTGGGGTTCAGGAAAGGCCGCCGCCTCAGCACCGCTGGGTGCCCCCTCAGCCTCCAGGCGTTGTCATGCCAGAAGCAGCGGCTGCCATACGTCAACCAAAGACCCTTCCTAAGCAGCCATCGAGCAATGTCTCTGAGACAGCTAGTGAGATGCAGGTGAATGGTGCTTCAAGTGCATCGGCTGTTGTCACCGAGGTGCCTGTTAATGGAGCTCCTGCAAGTGATGCTGGGCGTAGCGAAATCGAAGAACAATCAGAGGTCATCTAA
- the LOC120664375 gene encoding peroxisomal membrane protein PEX14-like isoform X1 — MASATGSGSGQQQFPSTAAAADADPGAGADKLVFEAASQPMREDYVENAVKFLSHPKVRGSPVVYRRSFLEKKGLTTQEIDEAFRRVPDPQPSATTATASQPQQQANIQNQSTGVQTYTPLQSLQPGTAGPVVLRTQPRFSWYRAFLAAGLLLGFGASAAVFIKKLFLPRLKSWIRKVVAEGDETQGNQLKAKIDEETAEAVKASASAVSAIAKTNQQLLASKDEEKKILVTLTQALDSQAKELKSLSESLNHSRESINITREDRFSQYRPLEEHAPSVIRNGPVNSSWRASQQTNMYGASNGDFGSAGRSSFAPAPIEPTSGPFSRSYAETMSTAQRGDRSSGSKPWEMQQYSQQRPGYGSNSQLSDDGSYTDAQDSYPPSYHQNGKAPDFQADDPRPLTYNTGVQERPPPQHRWVPPQPPGVVMPEAAAAIRQPKTLPKQPSSNVSETASEMQVNGASSASAVVTEVPVNGAPASDAGRSEIEEQSEVI, encoded by the exons ATGGCCTCCgccaccggctccggctccggccagCAGCAATTCCCTAGCACAG cagcagcagcagatgctgACCCGGGAGCTGGGGCCGACAAGCTCGTGTTCGAGGCGGCGTCGCAGCCCATGAGGGAGGACTACGTCGAGAACGCCGTCAAGTTCCTCTCCCACCCCAAGGTCAGGGGCTCCCCCGTCGTCTACAGGCGGTCCTTCCTCGAGAAGAAGGGCCTCACCACCcaggagatcgacgaggccttCCGAAGAGTCCCT GATCCGCAACCAAGtgccactactgctacagcttcaCAACCACAGCAGCAGG CAAACATCCAGAATCAATCCACCGGAGTCCAAACTTACACACCACTGCAGTCTCTGCAGCCAGGAACTGCTGGCCCTGTAGTCCTTCGTACGCAGCCCAGGTTCAGCTGGTACCGAGCATTCCTTGCTGCAGGGCTGTTGCTTGGTTTTGGTGCCAGTGCTGCTGTCTTTATCAAG AAACTGTTCCTTCCCAGGCTCAAGTCTTGGATACGCAAAGTTGTAGCAGAAGGCGATGAAACTCAAGGCAACCAACTTAAGGCCAAGATTGATGAGGAAACGGCAGAGGCTGTAAAGGCTTCTGCGTCTGCTGTTTCTGCTATTGCTAAAACGAACCAACAACTGCTTGCTTCAAAGGATGAAG AAAAGAAGATACTTGTGACATTAACACAAGCTCTAGATTCCCAAGCCAAGGAGTTGAAATCTTTGAGTGAGTCGCTCAATCATAGCAGGGAGTCGATAAACATTACCAGGGAGGATAGATTTTCTCAGTACCGTCCACTTGAAGAGCATGCCCCTTCTGTTATAAGGAATG GACCTGTTAACAGTTCATGGAGAGCTTCTCAG CAAACTAACATGTACGGTGCATCAAATGGCGATTTTGGCTCCG CAGGGAGGTCTTCGTTTGCGCCAGCACCTATCGAACCTACGTCCGGGCCATTTTCAAGATCATATGCGGAG ACAATGTCCACTGCGCAACGAGGGGATAGGTCTTCTGGCAGTAAG ccATGGGAGATGCAGCAGTATTCACAGCAGAGGCCTGGTTATGGATCCAACTCCCAGTTGAGTGATGATGGATCATACACTGATGCCCAGGACAGCTATCCTCCTTCCTATCACCAGAATGGAAAGGCCCCTGATTTTCAAGCAGATGATCCTAGGCCTTTGACCTACAACACTGGGGTTCAGGAAAGGCCGCCGCCTCAGCACCGCTGGGTGCCCCCTCAGCCTCCAGGCGTTGTCATGCCAGAAGCAGCGGCTGCCATACGTCAACCAAAGACCCTTCCTAAGCAGCCATCGAGCAATGTCTCTGAGACAGCTAGTGAGATGCAGGTGAATGGTGCTTCAAGTGCATCGGCTGTTGTCACCGAGGTGCCTGTTAATGGAGCTCCTGCAAGTGATGCTGGGCGTAGCGAAATCGAAGAACAATCAGAGGTCATCTAA
- the LOC120664375 gene encoding peroxisomal membrane protein PEX14-like isoform X6 — MASATGSGSGQQQFPSTAAAADADPGAGADKLVFEAASQPMREDYVENAVKFLSHPKVRGSPVVYRRSFLEKKGLTTQEIDEAFRRVPDPQPSATTATASQPQQQANIQNQSTGVQTYTPLQSLQPGTAGPVVLRTQPRFSWYRAFLAAGLLLGFGASAAVFIKKLFLPRLKSWIRKVVAEGDETQGNQLKAKIDEETAEAVKASASAVSAIAKTNQQLLASKDEEKKILVTLTQALDSQAKELKSLRPVNSSWRASQQTNMYGASNGDFGSGRSSFAPAPIEPTSGPFSRSYAETMSTAQRGDRSSGSKPWEMQQYSQQRPGYGSNSQLSDDGSYTDAQDSYPPSYHQNGKAPDFQADDPRPLTYNTGVQERPPPQHRWVPPQPPGVVMPEAAAAIRQPKTLPKQPSSNVSETASEMQVNGASSASAVVTEVPVNGAPASDAGRSEIEEQSEVI, encoded by the exons ATGGCCTCCgccaccggctccggctccggccagCAGCAATTCCCTAGCACAG cagcagcagcagatgctgACCCGGGAGCTGGGGCCGACAAGCTCGTGTTCGAGGCGGCGTCGCAGCCCATGAGGGAGGACTACGTCGAGAACGCCGTCAAGTTCCTCTCCCACCCCAAGGTCAGGGGCTCCCCCGTCGTCTACAGGCGGTCCTTCCTCGAGAAGAAGGGCCTCACCACCcaggagatcgacgaggccttCCGAAGAGTCCCT GATCCGCAACCAAGtgccactactgctacagcttcaCAACCACAGCAGCAGG CAAACATCCAGAATCAATCCACCGGAGTCCAAACTTACACACCACTGCAGTCTCTGCAGCCAGGAACTGCTGGCCCTGTAGTCCTTCGTACGCAGCCCAGGTTCAGCTGGTACCGAGCATTCCTTGCTGCAGGGCTGTTGCTTGGTTTTGGTGCCAGTGCTGCTGTCTTTATCAAG AAACTGTTCCTTCCCAGGCTCAAGTCTTGGATACGCAAAGTTGTAGCAGAAGGCGATGAAACTCAAGGCAACCAACTTAAGGCCAAGATTGATGAGGAAACGGCAGAGGCTGTAAAGGCTTCTGCGTCTGCTGTTTCTGCTATTGCTAAAACGAACCAACAACTGCTTGCTTCAAAGGATGAAG AAAAGAAGATACTTGTGACATTAACACAAGCTCTAGATTCCCAAGCCAAGGAGTTGAAATCTTTGA GACCTGTTAACAGTTCATGGAGAGCTTCTCAG CAAACTAACATGTACGGTGCATCAAATGGCGATTTTGGCTCCG GGAGGTCTTCGTTTGCGCCAGCACCTATCGAACCTACGTCCGGGCCATTTTCAAGATCATATGCGGAG ACAATGTCCACTGCGCAACGAGGGGATAGGTCTTCTGGCAGTAAG ccATGGGAGATGCAGCAGTATTCACAGCAGAGGCCTGGTTATGGATCCAACTCCCAGTTGAGTGATGATGGATCATACACTGATGCCCAGGACAGCTATCCTCCTTCCTATCACCAGAATGGAAAGGCCCCTGATTTTCAAGCAGATGATCCTAGGCCTTTGACCTACAACACTGGGGTTCAGGAAAGGCCGCCGCCTCAGCACCGCTGGGTGCCCCCTCAGCCTCCAGGCGTTGTCATGCCAGAAGCAGCGGCTGCCATACGTCAACCAAAGACCCTTCCTAAGCAGCCATCGAGCAATGTCTCTGAGACAGCTAGTGAGATGCAGGTGAATGGTGCTTCAAGTGCATCGGCTGTTGTCACCGAGGTGCCTGTTAATGGAGCTCCTGCAAGTGATGCTGGGCGTAGCGAAATCGAAGAACAATCAGAGGTCATCTAA
- the LOC120664375 gene encoding peroxisomal membrane protein PEX14-like isoform X4, which yields MASATGSGSGQQQFPSTAAAADADPGAGADKLVFEAASQPMREDYVENAVKFLSHPKVRGSPVVYRRSFLEKKGLTTQEIDEAFRRVPDPQPSATTATASQPQQQANIQNQSTGVQTYTPLQSLQPGTAGPVVLRTQPRFSWYRAFLAAGLLLGFGASAAVFIKKLFLPRLKSWIRKVVAEGDETQGNQLKAKIDEETAEAVKASASAVSAIAKTNQQLLASKDEEKKILVTLTQALDSQAKELKSLRPVNSSWRASQQTNMYGASNGDFGSAGRSSFAPAPIEPTSGPFSRSYAETMSTAQRGDRSSGSKPWEMQQYSQQRPGYGSNSQLSDDGSYTDAQDSYPPSYHQNGKAPDFQADDPRPLTYNTGVQERPPPQHRWVPPQPPGVVMPEAAAAIRQPKTLPKQPSSNVSETASEMQVNGASSASAVVTEVPVNGAPASDAGRSEIEEQSEVI from the exons ATGGCCTCCgccaccggctccggctccggccagCAGCAATTCCCTAGCACAG cagcagcagcagatgctgACCCGGGAGCTGGGGCCGACAAGCTCGTGTTCGAGGCGGCGTCGCAGCCCATGAGGGAGGACTACGTCGAGAACGCCGTCAAGTTCCTCTCCCACCCCAAGGTCAGGGGCTCCCCCGTCGTCTACAGGCGGTCCTTCCTCGAGAAGAAGGGCCTCACCACCcaggagatcgacgaggccttCCGAAGAGTCCCT GATCCGCAACCAAGtgccactactgctacagcttcaCAACCACAGCAGCAGG CAAACATCCAGAATCAATCCACCGGAGTCCAAACTTACACACCACTGCAGTCTCTGCAGCCAGGAACTGCTGGCCCTGTAGTCCTTCGTACGCAGCCCAGGTTCAGCTGGTACCGAGCATTCCTTGCTGCAGGGCTGTTGCTTGGTTTTGGTGCCAGTGCTGCTGTCTTTATCAAG AAACTGTTCCTTCCCAGGCTCAAGTCTTGGATACGCAAAGTTGTAGCAGAAGGCGATGAAACTCAAGGCAACCAACTTAAGGCCAAGATTGATGAGGAAACGGCAGAGGCTGTAAAGGCTTCTGCGTCTGCTGTTTCTGCTATTGCTAAAACGAACCAACAACTGCTTGCTTCAAAGGATGAAG AAAAGAAGATACTTGTGACATTAACACAAGCTCTAGATTCCCAAGCCAAGGAGTTGAAATCTTTGA GACCTGTTAACAGTTCATGGAGAGCTTCTCAG CAAACTAACATGTACGGTGCATCAAATGGCGATTTTGGCTCCG CAGGGAGGTCTTCGTTTGCGCCAGCACCTATCGAACCTACGTCCGGGCCATTTTCAAGATCATATGCGGAG ACAATGTCCACTGCGCAACGAGGGGATAGGTCTTCTGGCAGTAAG ccATGGGAGATGCAGCAGTATTCACAGCAGAGGCCTGGTTATGGATCCAACTCCCAGTTGAGTGATGATGGATCATACACTGATGCCCAGGACAGCTATCCTCCTTCCTATCACCAGAATGGAAAGGCCCCTGATTTTCAAGCAGATGATCCTAGGCCTTTGACCTACAACACTGGGGTTCAGGAAAGGCCGCCGCCTCAGCACCGCTGGGTGCCCCCTCAGCCTCCAGGCGTTGTCATGCCAGAAGCAGCGGCTGCCATACGTCAACCAAAGACCCTTCCTAAGCAGCCATCGAGCAATGTCTCTGAGACAGCTAGTGAGATGCAGGTGAATGGTGCTTCAAGTGCATCGGCTGTTGTCACCGAGGTGCCTGTTAATGGAGCTCCTGCAAGTGATGCTGGGCGTAGCGAAATCGAAGAACAATCAGAGGTCATCTAA
- the LOC120664375 gene encoding peroxisomal membrane protein PEX14-like isoform X5, giving the protein MASATGSGSGQQQFPSTAAADADPGAGADKLVFEAASQPMREDYVENAVKFLSHPKVRGSPVVYRRSFLEKKGLTTQEIDEAFRRVPDPQPSATTATASQPQQQANIQNQSTGVQTYTPLQSLQPGTAGPVVLRTQPRFSWYRAFLAAGLLLGFGASAAVFIKKLFLPRLKSWIRKVVAEGDETQGNQLKAKIDEETAEAVKASASAVSAIAKTNQQLLASKDEEKKILVTLTQALDSQAKELKSLRPVNSSWRASQQTNMYGASNGDFGSAGRSSFAPAPIEPTSGPFSRSYAETMSTAQRGDRSSGSKPWEMQQYSQQRPGYGSNSQLSDDGSYTDAQDSYPPSYHQNGKAPDFQADDPRPLTYNTGVQERPPPQHRWVPPQPPGVVMPEAAAAIRQPKTLPKQPSSNVSETASEMQVNGASSASAVVTEVPVNGAPASDAGRSEIEEQSEVI; this is encoded by the exons ATGGCCTCCgccaccggctccggctccggccagCAGCAATTCCCTAGCACAG cagcagcagatgctgACCCGGGAGCTGGGGCCGACAAGCTCGTGTTCGAGGCGGCGTCGCAGCCCATGAGGGAGGACTACGTCGAGAACGCCGTCAAGTTCCTCTCCCACCCCAAGGTCAGGGGCTCCCCCGTCGTCTACAGGCGGTCCTTCCTCGAGAAGAAGGGCCTCACCACCcaggagatcgacgaggccttCCGAAGAGTCCCT GATCCGCAACCAAGtgccactactgctacagcttcaCAACCACAGCAGCAGG CAAACATCCAGAATCAATCCACCGGAGTCCAAACTTACACACCACTGCAGTCTCTGCAGCCAGGAACTGCTGGCCCTGTAGTCCTTCGTACGCAGCCCAGGTTCAGCTGGTACCGAGCATTCCTTGCTGCAGGGCTGTTGCTTGGTTTTGGTGCCAGTGCTGCTGTCTTTATCAAG AAACTGTTCCTTCCCAGGCTCAAGTCTTGGATACGCAAAGTTGTAGCAGAAGGCGATGAAACTCAAGGCAACCAACTTAAGGCCAAGATTGATGAGGAAACGGCAGAGGCTGTAAAGGCTTCTGCGTCTGCTGTTTCTGCTATTGCTAAAACGAACCAACAACTGCTTGCTTCAAAGGATGAAG AAAAGAAGATACTTGTGACATTAACACAAGCTCTAGATTCCCAAGCCAAGGAGTTGAAATCTTTGA GACCTGTTAACAGTTCATGGAGAGCTTCTCAG CAAACTAACATGTACGGTGCATCAAATGGCGATTTTGGCTCCG CAGGGAGGTCTTCGTTTGCGCCAGCACCTATCGAACCTACGTCCGGGCCATTTTCAAGATCATATGCGGAG ACAATGTCCACTGCGCAACGAGGGGATAGGTCTTCTGGCAGTAAG ccATGGGAGATGCAGCAGTATTCACAGCAGAGGCCTGGTTATGGATCCAACTCCCAGTTGAGTGATGATGGATCATACACTGATGCCCAGGACAGCTATCCTCCTTCCTATCACCAGAATGGAAAGGCCCCTGATTTTCAAGCAGATGATCCTAGGCCTTTGACCTACAACACTGGGGTTCAGGAAAGGCCGCCGCCTCAGCACCGCTGGGTGCCCCCTCAGCCTCCAGGCGTTGTCATGCCAGAAGCAGCGGCTGCCATACGTCAACCAAAGACCCTTCCTAAGCAGCCATCGAGCAATGTCTCTGAGACAGCTAGTGAGATGCAGGTGAATGGTGCTTCAAGTGCATCGGCTGTTGTCACCGAGGTGCCTGTTAATGGAGCTCCTGCAAGTGATGCTGGGCGTAGCGAAATCGAAGAACAATCAGAGGTCATCTAA
- the LOC120664375 gene encoding peroxisomal membrane protein PEX14-like isoform X2 — MASATGSGSGQQQFPSTAAADADPGAGADKLVFEAASQPMREDYVENAVKFLSHPKVRGSPVVYRRSFLEKKGLTTQEIDEAFRRVPDPQPSATTATASQPQQQANIQNQSTGVQTYTPLQSLQPGTAGPVVLRTQPRFSWYRAFLAAGLLLGFGASAAVFIKKLFLPRLKSWIRKVVAEGDETQGNQLKAKIDEETAEAVKASASAVSAIAKTNQQLLASKDEEKKILVTLTQALDSQAKELKSLSESLNHSRESINITREDRFSQYRPLEEHAPSVIRNGPVNSSWRASQQTNMYGASNGDFGSAGRSSFAPAPIEPTSGPFSRSYAETMSTAQRGDRSSGSKPWEMQQYSQQRPGYGSNSQLSDDGSYTDAQDSYPPSYHQNGKAPDFQADDPRPLTYNTGVQERPPPQHRWVPPQPPGVVMPEAAAAIRQPKTLPKQPSSNVSETASEMQVNGASSASAVVTEVPVNGAPASDAGRSEIEEQSEVI; from the exons ATGGCCTCCgccaccggctccggctccggccagCAGCAATTCCCTAGCACAG cagcagcagatgctgACCCGGGAGCTGGGGCCGACAAGCTCGTGTTCGAGGCGGCGTCGCAGCCCATGAGGGAGGACTACGTCGAGAACGCCGTCAAGTTCCTCTCCCACCCCAAGGTCAGGGGCTCCCCCGTCGTCTACAGGCGGTCCTTCCTCGAGAAGAAGGGCCTCACCACCcaggagatcgacgaggccttCCGAAGAGTCCCT GATCCGCAACCAAGtgccactactgctacagcttcaCAACCACAGCAGCAGG CAAACATCCAGAATCAATCCACCGGAGTCCAAACTTACACACCACTGCAGTCTCTGCAGCCAGGAACTGCTGGCCCTGTAGTCCTTCGTACGCAGCCCAGGTTCAGCTGGTACCGAGCATTCCTTGCTGCAGGGCTGTTGCTTGGTTTTGGTGCCAGTGCTGCTGTCTTTATCAAG AAACTGTTCCTTCCCAGGCTCAAGTCTTGGATACGCAAAGTTGTAGCAGAAGGCGATGAAACTCAAGGCAACCAACTTAAGGCCAAGATTGATGAGGAAACGGCAGAGGCTGTAAAGGCTTCTGCGTCTGCTGTTTCTGCTATTGCTAAAACGAACCAACAACTGCTTGCTTCAAAGGATGAAG AAAAGAAGATACTTGTGACATTAACACAAGCTCTAGATTCCCAAGCCAAGGAGTTGAAATCTTTGAGTGAGTCGCTCAATCATAGCAGGGAGTCGATAAACATTACCAGGGAGGATAGATTTTCTCAGTACCGTCCACTTGAAGAGCATGCCCCTTCTGTTATAAGGAATG GACCTGTTAACAGTTCATGGAGAGCTTCTCAG CAAACTAACATGTACGGTGCATCAAATGGCGATTTTGGCTCCG CAGGGAGGTCTTCGTTTGCGCCAGCACCTATCGAACCTACGTCCGGGCCATTTTCAAGATCATATGCGGAG ACAATGTCCACTGCGCAACGAGGGGATAGGTCTTCTGGCAGTAAG ccATGGGAGATGCAGCAGTATTCACAGCAGAGGCCTGGTTATGGATCCAACTCCCAGTTGAGTGATGATGGATCATACACTGATGCCCAGGACAGCTATCCTCCTTCCTATCACCAGAATGGAAAGGCCCCTGATTTTCAAGCAGATGATCCTAGGCCTTTGACCTACAACACTGGGGTTCAGGAAAGGCCGCCGCCTCAGCACCGCTGGGTGCCCCCTCAGCCTCCAGGCGTTGTCATGCCAGAAGCAGCGGCTGCCATACGTCAACCAAAGACCCTTCCTAAGCAGCCATCGAGCAATGTCTCTGAGACAGCTAGTGAGATGCAGGTGAATGGTGCTTCAAGTGCATCGGCTGTTGTCACCGAGGTGCCTGTTAATGGAGCTCCTGCAAGTGATGCTGGGCGTAGCGAAATCGAAGAACAATCAGAGGTCATCTAA
- the LOC120667561 gene encoding translation initiation factor IF-2-like, translating into MVTAAPSSPPRRPTSPPARRRRSAPKLADGSAPPTRRAPSSLSHCGRASAAQLRAELTAPPPNSAPELADGVPRPSSPTGARRRPVAPELAEPLRSGLRCAAPRRAHRPAAQLRPRARRRVLRPSSPTSERAADPSRTSSLSRCRRASTVQLRAELTAPPPNSALAPSSPTGSAPKLADERARRRPIAPELAEPLPPGLRRVMMPKQAYAAIDLPILGLLFGTMMVSIFLELADMFGYLGKALAWRSRGSKDLLFRVCLVSAVASALFIEDTYWVVLFIEDTYCDGAGRSPGPPATSAASSSRTRQTTARRARTGAQRG; encoded by the coding sequence ATGGTGACTGCCGCGCCGAGCTcaccgccccgccgcccaacttCGCCCCCAGCTCGCCGACGGCGTTCCGCGCCCAAGCTCGCCgacgggagcgcgccgccgaccCGTCGCGCGCCGAGCTCGCTGAGCCACTGCGGTCGGGCCTCCGCCGCGCAGCTCCGCGCCGAGCTcaccgccccgccgcccaactccGCCCCCGAGCTCGCCGACGGCGTTCCGCGCCCAAGCTCGCCgacgggagcgcgccgccgaccTGTCGCGCCCGAGCTCGCTGAGCCACTGCGGTCGGGCCTCCGCTGCGCAGCTCCGCGCCGAGCTcaccgccccgccgcccaactccGCCCCCGAGCTCGCCGACGGGTTCTGCGCCCAAGCTCGCCGACGAGCGAGCGCGCCGCCGACCCGTCGCGCACGAGCTCGctgagccgctgccgccgggccTCCACCGTGCAGCTCCGCGCCGAGCTcaccgccccgccgcccaactccGCCCTGGCACCGAGCTCGCCGACAGGTTCCGCGCCCAAGCTCGCCGACGAGCGAGCGCGCCGTCGACCCATCGCGCCCGAGCTCGctgagccgctgccgccgggccTCCGCCGCGTGATGATGCCCAAGCAGGCGTACGCCGCCATCGACCTCCCGATCCTGGGCCTGCTCTTCGGCACCATGATGGTCAGCATCTTTCTGGAGCTCGCCGACATGTTCGGCTACCTGGGCAAGGCGCTGGCGTGGCGCAGCCGCGGGAGCAAGGACCTGCTGTTTCGCGTCTGCCTCGTGTCCGCGGTGGCCAGCGCGCTCTTCATCGAGGACACCTACTGGGTCGTGCTCTTCATCGAGGACACCTACTGCGACGGCGCAGGAAGATCACCAGGACCACCAGCCACCAGCGCAGCATCATCATCGAGGACGCGCCAGACGACGGCGAGAAGGGCAAGGACGGGGGCGCAGCGAGGATGA